Below is a genomic region from Leucobacter exalbidus.
GTGACGGTGCCGTTGGTGCCGAGGCCGACCACGAGCACGTGTCGCAGGGTGCTCTGGGCGGCGGCGTCACCGACCAGCTCGACGCCGGTGGCCATGCCGCGCGAGACGGCGGCATCGATAGAAATGCCGGGGAACAGCGTATTGAGTTCGGGAGCGCTCGCGAGCATCACCGAATCGCCGACGGCGGTGATATCGGCGCCGGTGACGTGCGCGGGGGCCGGGAGGGCCTGGGCAGGCTGTTTGCCTGAGGCCGGCTTCTTCTCAGCCCGGCTTTTCTCGGATCCATTCTTCTCAGAGCCGCGCGAAGAACTCGGTTTGGTCGCCTCGCCTGATTTCAGTGCCTCGGCCGCCTTAGGCGCCTCGGCGGGTTTGGATGTCGTCGTGGACTTCTGTGACGACTTTGACTTGCTGGCGGCTTCGGCCTTCTTTTTCTTCTCGGCGGCGATGCGGTCTTGCTCGGCCTGCAACGCAGCAGCGTCTGCGGCTGCCTTCGCTTCGATGGCCTCTTGCACGGCTGCCCGCTCTGCGGCGACGCGTTCGGCTTCCACGAGCGCAGCGCCGCGGGCGATGGCGGCCTCGGCAGAGCTTTGCTCGGGGGCCGCCACCACGGCATATGCCGTTGCAGGAATAGACACCACAAGCACCGCGCCCACGGCGACCGCGACGGTGCGACGGCGGGGCGTTTGGCGCACGGGGCGCACGAGCAATCGCAGCGATCGCCGCAGGCCCAGCAGCCGCACGGGCTGCTCAACATACTTGAAGGAGAGGGCCGCGAAGGTGAGAGTGGCGAGGAGCGTCAGCAGCGCAATCTGCCACGCGTGCCACGAGGGGAACGCGGCACCGGCGATGAGTAGCAGCGGCCAGTGCCACAGATAGATGCCGTACGACCGGGCGCCGACCCAACTCATGGGGGCGTTGTCGAGCACACGCCCGATCCAAGCGCCGGGGCGGGTCACCGCCCACACGGTCGCGAGCGAGGCCGCAGTTGCGAGCTGGAAGCCGCCCTGGAAAGTCTGGGGGCTGCCCTCGGGCAGCGTCACCGCGAGGGTGGCCAGCGTGCCACAGCCGATGAGCGCGACCGCGAGGTAACTCAGCTGCGCACGCAGCCGGGGCATGAGCGCGGGCCCGGATCGCGTGGTCGCCAGTGCCAACGCTGCGCCCAAGATGAGGCCGAACGCGTGGGTGTCTGACCCAAAATAGACCCGGGTGGGGGAGGCGTCGGTGAGCGAAAGCTCAGCCATCCACACAGCAGAGGCCACACCGGCAACGAGCAGCAGTAGGGCGCCAGTGGGCTTGCGGCAAATCTTGAGCAGCAGCAGTACGACGAGCGGCAGCAAAATATAGAACTGCTCTTCGATGGCGAGCGACCAGGTATTGCGAAACAGCTCGGGGGTATCGCGAGTGAAGTAGTCGGCCCCTGCCGCGATGAACACCCAGTTACTCACGAAGGCGGCGGCGCCAGCAATTTGCCGGCCAATGCCGACGAGCAGGTCGCCGCCCACTGCTGCCGCCAGGCTGGTGCATACGAGCAGCACCAGTCCCAAAGCGGGGAGTAGCCGGCGTGCACGTCTGCGCCAGAAACCCGAGAGTGAAATGCGGCCGTGAGTGGTGCGCTCACGAATGAGCAGCGAAGTGATCAGAAATCCGCTGATCACAAAGAAAATATCGACGCCAAGAAACCCGCCAGGCAGTGCCTGTGGGAAGAAATGGTAGACGAGTACGAGGGTGACTGCGACGGCGCGAAGGCCATCGAGTCCACCGAATCGTGCCGTCGAAATGGCGGAAGAGGATTGCATGCAGCCCGGATCTAAATCTGGCGGGCGCTCGGATGCCCCCGCGTACAACCCTCCAGTCTACGCCGCTTTAATCGGCCTGCACACCCGAGTCGCCAGCTCATGGGAAGATTGCAGGGTGATGGAAGACGAAACTCACGCGCGATTGCGACTCGATCTCGCGTATGACGGCACCGATTTTGCTGGCTGGGCGAAACAACCGGGGCTGCGCACTGTCGAGGGAGTGCTCGAGACCGCACTCGAGACGCTGCTACGCACCACTTCGCCGAGGCTCACGGTCGCCGGGCGCACCGACACCGGTGTGCACGCTCGGGGGCAGGTGGCGCACGTCGACGTCACCGCCGCGCAGTTCGAAAAGTGGGGGACCGACAGCCGCACCCGCGTGCGCAAGCTCAATGGCGTGCTCAAAATGCACGGCAGGGACGTGGTGGTGCACTCCATTGAAGAGGTGCCCACCTCATTCGATGCGCGCTTTTCTGCGCTGCGCAGGCGCTACGAATACAGACTGCGCGGGGCTGAGGCACACCGTGACCCCCTCACCGCCCGGTTTACCGTCGACCTGGGGCAATCGCTCGACCTTGCGGCAATCCAGCATGCGAGTGATGAACTGCTCGGGCTGAATGACTTCACCTCCTTCTGTAAGGCGCGCGAACGCTCGACCTCGGTGCGCGAGCTGCTCTGCTTTGAATGGAGCCAGACCCCCGAGGGGGTGCTGGTCGCGCGCATCGAAGCAGATGCGTTCTGTCACTCAATGGTGCGCGCCCTCGTGGGCGCCGTCGTCGCGGTGGGCAGCGGTCGCATCACCGACGCAGAACTCACGGCGCTGCGCGAAGCGCGCAAGCGCACCAGCCAATTCACGGTGATGCCCGCGCACGGCCTCTCGCTCGAAGAAGTGGCGTACCCCGCTCACGATGAGCTCGCCGCTAGGGCTGAACTCACGCGCACGAGGCGCGATCCGGGCCTGCTCTTGTGATAGAGTAAGCGGTTGGTGCGCAAGCATCCGATTTGTTGAGCCCTCCACCTGTCCAGTTTCTCGCGAGAGAAACCGACCCGGAGTGGGATTCACGAACACCTCCAATTCGACAGAAAGCAGCACGACAGTGACTCGCACGTATTCACCGAAGGCAGCTGATCAGAAGCACGATTGGCTCGTTATCGACGCCACCGATGTGGTGCTGGGCCGTCTGGCCTCGCACGCAGCAGCTCTGCTCCGCGGCAAGCACAAGACCACTTTCGCTCCCCACATGGACATGGGCGACTACGTCATCATCATCAACGCTGACAAGGTCGTTCTGACCGGCAACAAGGCAGCGCAGAAGAAGGCATACCGCCACTCGGGTTTCCCGGGCGGCCTCACGGCAGTTAGTTACACCGAGCTGCTCGAGAACAACCCTGACCGCGCAGTCGAGAAGGCTATTCGCGGCATGCTGCCGAAGAACTCCCTCGGTGCGGATCTGTTCCGCAAGCTGAAGGTCTACACCGGTGCAGAGCACCCTCACGGCGCTCAGCAGCCGACCCCGTACACCTTCGGCCAGGTCGCGCAGTAGTCGCGCCAACGAGACTTTAAGAGAAGAGACTTCACAGTGACTGAAGAGCAGACCGTGGCCACCGAGAGCTACACCACCGAGACGCCCGCAGCTCAGGCTGCCGCCTCGAACCCGCGCCCCGCGCTCACCGTTCCCGGTGCAGCCGTTGGTCGCCGCAAGCAGGCTATTGCCCGCGTGCGCCTCATCCCCGGCGAGGGCAAGGCAACCGTTAACGGTCGCGAGCTCGCTGAGTACTTCCCCAACAAGCTGCACCAGCAGCTGATCAACGACCCGTTCACGGTTCTCGAGCTCACGGGCTCGTACGACGTGATCGCTCGTATCGACGGCGGCGGCCCCTCGGGCCAGGCAGGCGCACTGCGTCTCGCCATTGCTCGCGCGCTGAACGAGATTGACGAAGAGCACAACCGTGCAACGCTCAAGAAGGCTGGCTTCCTGAGCCGCGACGCTCGCATCAAGGAGCGCAAGAAGGCCGGTCTCAAGAAGGCCCGCAAGGCGCCTCAGTACTCGAAGCGCTAACCAGGAGCCCACTCATGGGACGCCTGTTTGGCACGGATGGGGTTCGGGGTCTAGCCGGGGTCGATGTGACCGCCGAGCTGGCCCTGAACCTCGCACACGCGGCGGCTCTCGTACTCGGGCGAGATGCTCGAGGCGAGAGCCGTCGTGCTATCGCCGTCGTGGCGCGCGACCCGCGCGTCTCCGGTGAATTTATTTCAGCAGCGGTGTCAGCCGGCCTTGCCGCCGCTGGCGTCGATGTACTCGATGCGGGAGTCATTCCGACCCCCGCAGCCGCGTACCTCGTAGCCGACACCGACGCCGATTTCGGCGTCATGGTGTCAGCTTCACACAACCCCGCTGCTGATAACGGAATCAAGTTTTTTGCCGAGGGTGGGCGCAAGCTCCCCGATGACGTCGAAGACCAGATTGAGGCGGCCATGAGCCGCCCAGCTACGGCGGTGACCGGTCGCGAGGTCGGTCGCATTCGTCGTTTCGCTGATGCTGAAGATCGCTACCTGGTGCACCTGCTGGGCACGCTCGAGGGGCTCTCGCTTGAGGGTATCCACGTCGTGCTTGACTGCGCACACGGTGCGGCCGCCGGCATTTCACCCGACGTCTTCACCGACGCCGGGGCGAAGGTCACGGTGATCGGCAACGATCCCGACGGCTTTAACATTAACGATGGCGTCGGCTCGACTCACCTCGAACCGTTGCAGGCTCGGGTGCTCGCCGAAGGTGCAGACCTCGGCATTGCACACGACGGCGACGCCGACCGCTGCCTGGCAGTGGACGGCGACGGCAACGTGATCGACGGCGACAAGATCATGGCGATCATCGCGCTCTCAATGAGTGCGCGAGGCAAGCTCGAGAAGAACACCCTGGTGGCGACAGTTATGTCGAACCTGGGGTTGAAGCTCGCGATGGCCAACAACGGTATCGACATCGTCGAAACCGGTGTGGGCGACCGCTACGTGCTCGAAGCGATCAACGCCGGCGGTTATTCGCTTGGCGGTGAGCAGTCGGGTCACGTGATCATGAGTGAGCACGCGACGACCGGCGACGGCATCCTCACGGGGTTGCACATCGCCGCAGAGATGAAGCGCTCGGGCAAGTCACTTGCCAAGCTTGCGGAGTGCATGAAGGTGTACCCGCAGGTGCTCGTGAACGTGCGCGGAGTCGACCGTTCTGGTGTGGCTGGGGACGAAGTGCTTCAGCAGGCCATTACGCAGGCAGAGATCGCGTTGGAGGGCAAGGGCCGTGTGCTGTTGCGCCCATCGGGGACCGAGCCCGTCGTGCGTGTGATGGTGGAAGCCGAACACGTTGACCAGGCGCAGCAGCTCGCTGATGACCTGGCAGGCATCGTGAAGGAGCGGTTGGCTATTTAAGCTGATCGTGCCGGTGCGAGCCCGTACGTAAAGAGGAGGATGTGCCCGTGGGCACATCCTCCTCTTTGCGTTCGGGGGGAGTGCGCACCGAGGAATCAAGGTGGTGTGCCAGACACGTCACTTATGTGATAATTATGATTATAATTTCTGTTCGGTTGGCTCGACACTGCAGCAAGAGGAGACTAAGTCGATGGCGACTTTTCGACCAATACCGGTTCCAGACGAAGCGAGTCAGAGCTACTGGGAAGGGGCGACACGCAATGCCCTGGTGCTGCCGCGCTGCAGTGGCTGCGCACAGTTCCACTTCCCTCCGCTGCTTCATTGCCCGCACTGCGGGAGCGGTGAGCTCGACAGCGTAGAAGTGAACGGTGCTGGAACAGTGTACTCATTCACCACGCTCAATACGCCTCCCGGCCCAGCGTTTATTGACCTGGTGCCACTCACCGTGGGAGTGATTGAACTTGACGTCCAGCCAATGTTGCTTATCACTGCAAACATGTTCGCCGGTAAATCTACGAAGATTCAGATTGGTGCACATGCGGAGATCTTCTTTACAACGATTGCTGAAGACGTAAGTATTCCTCAAATTCAGGTGGGTGAGGTATGAACATGTGGATAAACAGTGGCAAGGTTGCCATCGCGGGCATTGGCTACTCGCCGCTGACGCGGCTGACGGAGCGTACGCTGAGCGACCTCACGGTGGAGGCATGCGATGCCGCGCTCGCAAACGCGCGGCTTACGCGCGAAAGTGTTGATGGGATCGCCACGAGCCCGGCTATGCCTCGTTATGGCGGATCAAAGGGCGTGATTGACGGTATTGACGTCGTCACGCCAAATCATCTTGCTGAGCGTTTGGGGGCAAGATCACGGCTGGCGTGGAGCAGTTCAACGCTCAACATGGTGACATATTCATTGATCGACGCGGTGGCCGCTATCTCGTCGGGTCTCGCCCGCACCGTGATCGTCTATCGTGCGCTGCACGTACCGCAAGGATCGTACGTTAATTTTGATTCGTCGCTTGCCTCAGGGGATGACCAACACCGCGCACCCTATGGATTTTCGAGTCCTCCCGCGTGGGCTGGCACGGTCATGCAACGATACTTCGAACTCTACGGATATAAGCGCGAGGATTTTGCACCGTACATTGTTGCTAACAGGGCGAATGCGCAGAAGAACCCTCACGCGTATTGGCGCGACACAGCGCTGACATCTGAGAAGTACCTTGGGGCGAAGATGATCGCTGACCCAATGTCGATCCTCGACTGCGACATACCCGTTAATGGCGCTGTCGCACTCGTACTCACGAGTACCGAAATTGCGAGAACTGCAGGCGGGACACCCGCGTTGATTTCAGCGGTTGCCTCAACTTCAATGTCAGGACCAGGCGGCGTTCCGATGAACCTGGAACATATGCGGGCCGGCGCGCAGCACCTTGGCGAACGGTTGTTCGCCGGCGCAGGCGTGACGATCAAGGACATTGATACTGCGCAGCTGTATGACGGATTTTCCATTCTTGTGCCGCTGTGGGCCGAGGGAGTCGGCCTTGCCGCCACTGGCGGTGGACTCGCGTTCCTGCGAGATGGAGAAGCCCAGCTGGGCGGTGCGACCCCAGTGAATACTGGCGGTGGCGCGCTCGGTGAGGGCCGTTTACATGGTATGACTCAAATCCTTGAGGCGGTCATACAAGTCACCGACCAGGGCGGCATGAGACAGGTGCCGGGGGCCCTGCACTCACTCGCGACGGTTTCAAATGGTGTGGCAGGCTCGGCGGCATTCATCATTAGCCGCGACGCATAACATGAGAGCCCCTCAAGTTTGAGGGGCTCTCATGTTATTTGCGTTACTGATTAGCGACCTTGCCAAACAGGAACGCGCTTCTCACCAAACGCAACGGACCCTTCGCGGGCGTCTGCGCTATTAAACACCTCGGTAACAAACGGCTGCTGGCGTTCGAACGCCTCAGACATGGGCCATTCCGCTGACTCATCGATAATTGTCTTGGTGGCACGCACCGCGAGCGGGCCGTTAGCCGCAATACGATCGGCGAGATCCAACGCAGCTTGAAGCGCCCCGCCGGGGGCAGAGAGGATGTTGACGAGGCCAAGAGCGTGCCCGTCGACGGCCTCGATGAAATCGCCAGTGAGGAGGTATTCGACTGCTTTGGCTTTGGGAATTCGTTGGGGTAACCGGAAGAGCCCACCAGCGGCGGCTATGAGGCCGCGTTTTACTTCAGGAAGGCCGAATTTGGCTGACTCGCTTGCCACGATGAGGTCGCAAGCAAGCGCCAGCTCGAATCCGCCGGCGAGTGCATAGCCTTCGACCGCGGCAATCATGGGTTTTGCTGCGGGCAGCTTTGTGAAGCCGAGCCCGCGCACTGGATCATTGATCTTTTCGCCTGCCAGGAACGCTTTGAGATCCATGCCAGCTGAGAAGGTGCCCCCGGCGCCTGTGAGGACGCCCACTGTGAGTGTGGGATCTTGCTCAAGTTGTTCCACCGCTTGCGTAAGCCCCTGGCTTGCCGCCCGATCCAAAGCGTTCCGACGCTCTGCTCGGTTAATCGTAATGACCAGAACACTGCCTCGACGCTCGGTGATAATCACCGGGGGCGTTGGGGATTCAGCATGTTTGTGCATAGATATAGTCCTTCAAAATCATGGGACTCGCTCCCCACTAGCGTTCGGGAAGCGAGTCTGACGGGGTTAGCCGCCCGCGATCATCCAATCGATCGGGGCATCAAGGGAAGCCGGGAAGTTCGTTGCGGTGTAGTCCGCGTGTGCGTGGAGGTGACTCCGCATTAGCTTTTCTGCACGCACGCCATCACGATTCGCGATCGCATCGTAAATGTCGCGGTGAATCTTATTGCTGAGTTCCTTTACTTCCCTCGGATAAGTAACGCCCACTGTCGTGCCATCGAGAATGCCGAGCATGGCGGCGATGAGATACTGAAAAATGCTGTTACCTGACGCCTCTGCGAGGATCGCGTGGAACCGCTCGTTCTCGCGGTGGTAGTACACATCATCGTCGAGATGAGCTTCAACGGTCTCGACGTTGAGGCGGAGCGCTTCAAGCTGATCGGGGCTTGCGTTCTCAGCGGCAAACTTCGCCATAGCGGGCTCAAGTACGGTTCGCGTCTCCACGACGGATGCGAAGGGGCGCTTTTCGTAATGGAGCAACAGAGTAAGAGAACTGGCAAGCACGCTACTGTCTGGCTTCTGGACGATAGGTCCACCACCAGAACCGGGCTTGAGGGAGATCACTCCCTGCAGCTCGAGGATTCGGAGAGATTCTCTCAACGTACCTCGCCCAATTCCGTAGGTCTCAAGCATGATGTGCTCTGGGTCAAGTCGGTCACCGGGCTGCTTGCCAGCTTCAGTGATTTCCTTAACGATTCGCTGAGCGACTAGAAGCGCTGTCTTTTGTGGGCGGATTCGTGACATACGGGCCTCGCGACTCATGGTTGGTAGGGATCTGACACTGCAATGGGTGGCGCGGTTTTCCAATCAGGTAGCCCGTGCTCGGGCGTTCCAATTGGCATTGCTCCATCGGTCAAAACGCTCCAGTGGGCGTGGTTAAGCTGGTGAAGGCTGAAGCAAGCACTTAACGCATTGGTGAACCCCATTGCATCTTGAGCATCATTGACTGACTGTTTAATGAGTGTAGAGGTCATTGAAGGGAGCCGCGCAATGCGTTGTGCAAACGCCACTGTTTGCTGAGTGGTCTCACCTGCTTTAAAGATCTTGCTGACCATGCCCAGTGAGACCGCACGTTCGGCGTCAATCGCATCGCCAGTGAGGAGAAGCTCCTTCGCAAGTCGGGGACCAAACTCCCAGGGATGGGCGAAGTATTCCACACCACACATTCCTAATCTGGTTCCCACAACATCAGCAAAGATTGTGCCTTCTTCGGCCACGATCAGATCACAAGCCCAGGCCAGCATGAGTCCAGCTGAAAAGACTTTGCCCTGGACCTGGGCAATAGTAATCTTGCGGTTGTTTCGCCAGCGCAAGGTGTTTTGGTAGAAGTAATGCCACTCTTGGTGAAGGCGACTTTCAACCGGGGTGAATGTGCCACCGTTGCACTGGTAACTGGGGTCTTGCTCTGGACCGGGTGTGCGCTCGCGTTGGTAGTCGGGGGAGCCGAGATCGTGTCCGGCCGAAAACGACTTGCCCTCACCGCGAAGAATGATGACGCGCACACCATCGTCGGCCTCGGCCAAGCCGAATGCCTGATCCAGCTCGAGCAGCAGACCTCTGTTTTGTGCGTTATGGAACTTCGGTCGATTGAGTGTAATGGTTGCGATGCGTCCGTCATCGCTCGTGCCGTACGCGATGAACTGAAAGTTGCTCATGTGTGTGATCCTTTGGGGAGTGTGGATGCCGTTATGGGCTGGGCGACCGTGCCTGCTGTCTGTTCAGCGAGAACGAGGGACACCGCTTGCTCCATGAGGTAGCTCGCGGCCTTGTGGAGCCGTTCTCCAGTTTTTGCTGAGACAAGGCCGGCGATGGCGCGGGCATGTGACCCCTCGATAATGATTGCCAGGCGGAAGCACGCCAATATGCGAAACCAAGTCACATCTGTCTTGTTACGGCCGGTATGTGCGATATAACGGGAGATGAGCTCACCTCGGCTGGGGAGCTCTGTAAGCGGTTCGGCGGTGCCAGTAGTGCGTGGATCGTTAGATACCGGGTAACTCGCTAGGAAATGTCCGAGGTCGAGTAGGGGGTCGCCGACGGAAGCAAGTTCCCAGTCTATGACCGCCGTAAGTCCGCCATTTTCCCGGCTAAACAAGATATTGCCAAAGTGGAAGTCGCCGTGCACAAGCCCGGTACGGCTGGTCTCAGGCGTGTTTGATCGCAGCCATTCAGCTACGTGATCAACTCCTTCAAGCTGGTCGGTGCTCCAGCCGACGTGGGTAGCGTGCGACGCGTACAGTGACGCCCAGCGGTCGACCTGACTATCGATCCAGTGGTCTCGCACGGGGAGGCCTACTGTGTGAGGGTCGATGCCTTGGATCCCCAAGAGCGCGTCGACCGCGTCGAAGCCCATTCGCCGTTGTGCCTCACGTGAGGCCACAATGTGTGCAGGAACCTCTTCAGTGGCGGTGAATCCATCGATCGCATCCATTACGAAGCAAGCATCCCCGAACCGGGATTCGTCTTCTTCGCTGGCGCGTAACTGCGGGTGGGGCACTGTGCTGCCGGTCAGTGCGGCGAGAACCCGAGCCTCACGACGCATGGCTTCATCGCTGTTGCGTCGTTTGTTCGTAGGTGGGCGGCGAAGCACGTAGTCGTGACCATCGCGTGTAAATTTGACGAGCACATTTTGTGTGCCACCGGTGAGTGTGACGACCTGTGTGATAGGGCCCGCACCAACGCCTGCCTGGTCGAGCCAATCGATCATACTGTTGAGTGAGCGCAGCGGCTCGATGTCATCTGTCATTGGTGACTCCTGTCCATTGCTGCGAGTGAGGGTGGGCAACGTCGGTGAGAGGAATCAAACATTTTGACTCCCGACAACCCATTCCTTTCTAATTATGCATACAATGATCATAGTTCGTGGATCGGCTCAGCGCATGGCAATGTTTCAAGGTTGAACATCTTCGCTAGAGCCGACCTCCATACGACCCAGGCCTTGTGCCTATTCTGGGCTACTGACAATGAAGTTTGAAGAGCAAGAGAGATTACACAAATGGGAATAGAACTCGTTCTCGACATGGCGCAGGCAGTACACCCTGAACGCCGTGCCATTGGTCCGCGTGAAGACGGCGGGCTCGACTTCGCGACTCTTTCCCGGCTCTCGCTGGGTGGCGCTGCGCTCCTCCGTCAACACGGAGCACGGCACCTCGTCTTCTTGGCGGTCAACAGCCCCGCCTTTCCTGTTTCAATCATGTCGGCAGCGTATGCTGGGGTGCCGATTGTCCCGCTGAACTATCGGCTCAGCGTAGATCAAATTGCGGAGCAGATCCGTGAGCTCGATGCCCCATTGGTTGTGGTTGACCCTGCCTATGTTGCGGCGGTACAGGCAGCAGGGGTTCCCTCGATGCTCATCGATGATTTCGTCAAACTTGCTAGCGAAATCGAGCCACTAGAACCAGAGATGACCGCCGACGACTCGGTCGCCGTTGTGTTGTTCACTAGCGGAACCACGTCAAAGCCCAAGGCCGTATTGTTGCGCCATCAGCACTTGATGTCGTATCTCATGCAAACCATTGAATTCGGATCGGCAGATGCAGAAACCGCGACTCTAGTGAGTAACCCTCCATACCATGTCGCGGGCGTTGGTGCGGTGCTGTCCAACCTGTATGCGGGTCGTCGATTGGTGTATCTGGCCAACTTCACCCCGTCAGCGTGGCTGGAAACAGTGCGAGCAGAAGGAATCAGCAACGTCATGTTGGTCCCCACGATGCTCGCGAGAATCTTGGAACACCTCGATGGCGCACCAGCCGATACACCAAGCTTGCGTGGCCTGTCCTACGGCGGTGCTCGGATGCCGGAACCTGTTCTCCTGAAAGCGCTTGAAGCATTCCCAGAAGCCAACTTCGTCAACGCGTACGGACTGACTGAGACCAGCTCGACAATTGCGGTGCTTGGCCCTGAGGACCACAGGCTTGCGATTTCTGACCCGTCACAGCGTCACCTACTATTCTCTGCCGGCCGCCCGGTACCTGGCATCGAATTACAGATTCGGTCTGAAGCGGGTGACGTGCTTGAAAACGGTGAGACGGGGTTGCTCTGGGTGCGCGGCAGCCAGGTGAGCGGAGAATACCAAGGCCTTGCCTCTGCGCTAGACGCCAGTGGGTGGTTCCCCACCCGCGACCGTGCGCGGCTCGAAGACGGTTACCTCTTCATTGGAGGACGTGCCGATGACACCATCATTCGTGGTGGGGAGAATATTGCTCCAGCCGAGATCGAAGACGTGCTGGTGAATCATCCCGGCGTGCGGGAGCTCGCTGTGATTGGCCTACCCGACGATGAATGGGGTGAACGAATCGTTGCGGTGATCGTCCCCGCCACTGAAATACAGATTGACGAGGGCGAAGTGCGTGCCTGGTGCCGCACACGCCTGCGTGGTTCGCGTACGCCCGATCAAGTCATCGTGATCGAAGAGTTTCCTCGCACTGACACCGGCAAAATCATTCGCCCGAAGCTGCTGAGCCAGCTGGTCGATGCTGGCCAGGCCTGATCTGTACAAGTAAAGGAAGCACCATGCGTAGCGCCGTCATTGTTGAAGCTGTTCGTACACCCGTCGGGCGTGGTAAGCCCGGAGGGTCACTCTCTGAAATTCACCCCGTCGACCTTCTTGCGGTCCCGATCCGTGCGCTCATTGAGCGTACGGGGATCGATCCCGAACTCATTGAAGACGTTATTGCAGGCTGTGTGAGCCAGGGCAAGGAACAGGCGGGCAACATTGCCAGACACGGCGCGCTCGCAGCCGGTCTACCCGAGAGCGTTCCCGGCACCACGGTGACTCGTGCCTGCGGATCAAGCCAGCAGGCGGCACAATTTGCGGCGCAGGGCGTGATTGCTGGTGCGTACGACGTTGTGATTGCCGCGGGTGTCGAATCAATGAGCCGAGTACCGATGGGGGCTGCGTCAGCCGGTGCAGATTTTATCGGCAGCGGCGTGGCTGAGCGATACCCCGAAGGGCAAGTGAGCCAGGGGGTTGCGGCTGAACGGCTCGCTAGCAAGTACCAGATCACTCGAGAAGAGATGGACCGCTACGCCGCAGAATCGCATGAGCGCGCTACGGACGCGATCGCAAACGGCAACTTTGATGCCGAAATTGTTCCGGTCGTGACACCAAACGGAACGGTCACGGTAGACGAGACGGTGCGTTCGGGGACCACGGCTGCTGGTCTTAGCGGACTCAAACCTTCGTTTGAGAATGCTGTCGATGCCGCTCGATTCCCCGAGATTCAGTGGTCAGTGACGGCCGGAAGTTCCTCGCCGCTTACGGATGGTGCATCAGCCGTGCTCATTATGGAAGAGGAACTCGCGTTCAAATTGGGGCTGAAAGTGCGGGCGAGATTCGTGTCCTTCGCGGTTTCAGGGGTTAGCCCGATCGACATGTTGACCGGGCCGGTCCCGGCGACACGCAAAGCGCTCAAACGTGCCGGGCTTGATGTCGCAGATATTGATTCCTTCGAAGTAAACGAAGCATTCTCAGTTGTACCTCTTGGTTGGGCGGCCGAAATGGGGGTCGAGCGAGAACGTATGAATGCCGACGGGGGCGCCATCGCGCTCGGTCACGCAATTGGAAATTCGGGAACGCGATTGCTGACTACGTTGCTTCATCGACTCGAGCGCACAGGTGGTCGATTCGGGCTGCAGACTATGTGTGAGCATGGCGGAATGGCCAACGCACTGATCATTGAACGGGTCGAGACAGCCTAGGCAGCCAACTCGGCGGACCGCACCTCAGATTCGGGGCATGTGCATGATGTGTCCCACAGATACGAAGGAGTATTTATGCAGATTTCAGACTCGGTAGTAGTGGTCTCTGGCGG
It encodes:
- the rplM gene encoding 50S ribosomal protein L13 — protein: MTRTYSPKAADQKHDWLVIDATDVVLGRLASHAAALLRGKHKTTFAPHMDMGDYVIIINADKVVLTGNKAAQKKAYRHSGFPGGLTAVSYTELLENNPDRAVEKAIRGMLPKNSLGADLFRKLKVYTGAEHPHGAQQPTPYTFGQVAQ
- the glmM gene encoding phosphoglucosamine mutase, which translates into the protein MGRLFGTDGVRGLAGVDVTAELALNLAHAAALVLGRDARGESRRAIAVVARDPRVSGEFISAAVSAGLAAAGVDVLDAGVIPTPAAAYLVADTDADFGVMVSASHNPAADNGIKFFAEGGRKLPDDVEDQIEAAMSRPATAVTGREVGRIRRFADAEDRYLVHLLGTLEGLSLEGIHVVLDCAHGAAAGISPDVFTDAGAKVTVIGNDPDGFNINDGVGSTHLEPLQARVLAEGADLGIAHDGDADRCLAVDGDGNVIDGDKIMAIIALSMSARGKLEKNTLVATVMSNLGLKLAMANNGIDIVETGVGDRYVLEAINAGGYSLGGEQSGHVIMSEHATTGDGILTGLHIAAEMKRSGKSLAKLAECMKVYPQVLVNVRGVDRSGVAGDEVLQQAITQAEIALEGKGRVLLRPSGTEPVVRVMVEAEHVDQAQQLADDLAGIVKERLAI
- a CDS encoding acyltransferase family protein, which encodes MQSSSAISTARFGGLDGLRAVAVTLVLVYHFFPQALPGGFLGVDIFFVISGFLITSLLIRERTTHGRISLSGFWRRRARRLLPALGLVLLVCTSLAAAVGGDLLVGIGRQIAGAAAFVSNWVFIAAGADYFTRDTPELFRNTWSLAIEEQFYILLPLVVLLLLKICRKPTGALLLLVAGVASAVWMAELSLTDASPTRVYFGSDTHAFGLILGAALALATTRSGPALMPRLRAQLSYLAVALIGCGTLATLAVTLPEGSPQTFQGGFQLATAASLATVWAVTRPGAWIGRVLDNAPMSWVGARSYGIYLWHWPLLLIAGAAFPSWHAWQIALLTLLATLTFAALSFKYVEQPVRLLGLRRSLRLLVRPVRQTPRRRTVAVAVGAVLVVSIPATAYAVVAAPEQSSAEAAIARGAALVEAERVAAERAAVQEAIEAKAAADAAALQAEQDRIAAEKKKKAEAASKSKSSQKSTTTSKPAEAPKAAEALKSGEATKPSSSRGSEKNGSEKSRAEKKPASGKQPAQALPAPAHVTGADITAVGDSVMLASAPELNTLFPGISIDAAVSRGMATGVELVGDAAAQSTLRHVLVVGLGTNGTVTAEELEAIQVAAAGHPLVLVNAYGDREWIPGVNETIDAFAAAHRGVVVANWNDDVAGVPDALAGDEIHPNPSGGEIYAASIETALAALDSPQEAVGFTVPRR
- a CDS encoding Zn-ribbon domain-containing OB-fold protein, which encodes MATFRPIPVPDEASQSYWEGATRNALVLPRCSGCAQFHFPPLLHCPHCGSGELDSVEVNGAGTVYSFTTLNTPPGPAFIDLVPLTVGVIELDVQPMLLITANMFAGKSTKIQIGAHAEIFFTTIAEDVSIPQIQVGEV
- the rpsI gene encoding 30S ribosomal protein S9; the protein is MTEEQTVATESYTTETPAAQAAASNPRPALTVPGAAVGRRKQAIARVRLIPGEGKATVNGRELAEYFPNKLHQQLINDPFTVLELTGSYDVIARIDGGGPSGQAGALRLAIARALNEIDEEHNRATLKKAGFLSRDARIKERKKAGLKKARKAPQYSKR
- the truA gene encoding tRNA pseudouridine(38-40) synthase TruA yields the protein MEDETHARLRLDLAYDGTDFAGWAKQPGLRTVEGVLETALETLLRTTSPRLTVAGRTDTGVHARGQVAHVDVTAAQFEKWGTDSRTRVRKLNGVLKMHGRDVVVHSIEEVPTSFDARFSALRRRYEYRLRGAEAHRDPLTARFTVDLGQSLDLAAIQHASDELLGLNDFTSFCKARERSTSVRELLCFEWSQTPEGVLVARIEADAFCHSMVRALVGAVVAVGSGRITDAELTALREARKRTSQFTVMPAHGLSLEEVAYPAHDELAARAELTRTRRDPGLLL